The following proteins come from a genomic window of Streptomyces sp. ALI-76-A:
- a CDS encoding glutathione-independent formaldehyde dehydrogenase, which produces MKAVVYKGPFEVAIEQVEKPGLQHPNDVIVRVTSTAICGSDLHMYEGRTAAEPGIVFGHENLGIIEETGDGVSSLKQGDRVVMPFNVACGFCKNCTAGFTGYCVTVNPGFAGGAYGYVAMGPFSGGQAEYVRVPYADFNCLKLPEGDANESDFVLLADIFPTGYHGNELADVRPGESVAVYGGGPVGLMAAYSALLRGARKVFVVDRVAERLQKAEEIGAIPVNFAEGNPVEQIQDQTEGEGTDKGIDAVGYQAQARGEDREEPATVLNSLVETVRPTGALGIPGLYVPSDPGGPDDQAKRGMLLVAIGRLFEKGLRLGTGQCNVKRYNRQLRDMIIDGRARPGFVVSHELSLDEAPQAYEKFDKRVEGYTKVVLHPSR; this is translated from the coding sequence ATGAAAGCCGTCGTCTACAAGGGACCGTTCGAAGTCGCCATCGAGCAAGTGGAGAAGCCTGGACTCCAGCATCCGAACGACGTGATCGTCCGCGTGACGTCCACGGCGATCTGCGGCTCCGACCTGCACATGTACGAGGGCCGCACTGCGGCCGAGCCGGGCATAGTCTTCGGCCACGAGAACCTCGGGATCATCGAGGAGACCGGGGACGGAGTCTCGTCGCTCAAGCAGGGCGACCGAGTGGTCATGCCCTTCAACGTCGCCTGCGGATTCTGCAAGAACTGCACGGCCGGCTTCACGGGCTACTGCGTGACCGTAAACCCGGGGTTCGCGGGCGGTGCGTACGGCTACGTCGCGATGGGACCGTTCAGCGGAGGTCAGGCCGAGTACGTACGGGTGCCGTACGCCGACTTCAACTGTCTGAAGCTCCCCGAGGGCGATGCCAACGAGAGCGACTTCGTCCTGCTCGCCGACATCTTCCCGACGGGCTACCACGGGAACGAGCTGGCCGACGTCCGTCCCGGCGAGAGCGTCGCGGTGTACGGCGGCGGGCCGGTCGGCCTGATGGCCGCCTACTCCGCCCTGCTGCGCGGCGCCCGGAAGGTGTTCGTCGTCGACCGGGTGGCCGAGCGACTGCAGAAGGCCGAGGAGATCGGCGCGATCCCGGTCAACTTCGCTGAGGGAAATCCGGTGGAGCAGATCCAGGACCAGACGGAGGGAGAAGGCACCGACAAGGGCATCGACGCCGTGGGCTACCAGGCTCAGGCACGCGGCGAGGACCGTGAGGAGCCGGCAACCGTCCTGAACTCGCTCGTCGAGACGGTGCGGCCGACCGGAGCGCTGGGCATCCCGGGCCTGTACGTCCCCTCCGACCCCGGCGGGCCGGACGATCAGGCCAAGCGGGGCATGCTGCTCGTGGCCATCGGCAGGCTCTTCGAAAAGGGACTGCGTCTGGGCACCGGCCAGTGCAACGTGAAGCGTTACAACCGGCAACTGCGCGACATGATCATCGATGGCCGCGCACGGCCCGGCTTCGTCGTCTCGCACGAGCTGTCGCTGGACGAGGCGCCGCAGGCGTACGAGAAGTTCGACAAGCGCGTCGAGGGCTACACCAAGGTCGTCCTGCACCCGAGTCGATGA
- a CDS encoding ParA family protein, producing the protein MIDCPGNLGLIVVNAIVASDEVIACVKPGWKELRALTRMEAKIDEIRDTFEVTGAAAELSNILIVDCPTTRNQGAVYDDSQQQAKEAYEDLVLPTVRRSPRTPRRTPHKRCSASTIRQLRTRRS; encoded by the coding sequence ATGATCGACTGCCCCGGCAACCTTGGCCTGATCGTCGTCAACGCAATCGTCGCCTCCGACGAAGTCATCGCCTGCGTCAAGCCAGGCTGGAAGGAACTCCGGGCTCTGACCCGCATGGAAGCCAAGATCGACGAAATCCGGGACACGTTCGAAGTCACGGGAGCGGCGGCGGAGCTCTCCAACATCCTCATCGTCGACTGCCCGACGACGCGCAACCAGGGCGCGGTCTACGACGACAGCCAGCAGCAGGCGAAGGAAGCCTACGAGGACCTTGTGCTGCCTACTGTGCGACGGAGCCCACGCACCCCGAGGCGTACGCCGCACAAAAGGTGCTCCGCTTCTACGATCCGGCAACTGAGAACCCGTCGAAGCTGA
- a CDS encoding integrase core domain-containing protein yields MESTIGLFKTGLIKPGRPWKTLSQVELATAEWIDWYCHRRLHGEIGHVPPVEYETNHYMKSTKPKVTTAI; encoded by the coding sequence ATGGAATCGACGATCGGCCTGTTCAAAACCGGGCTGATCAAACCCGGCCGGCCCTGGAAGACACTCTCCCAGGTCGAACTCGCCACCGCCGAGTGGATCGACTGGTACTGCCACCGCCGACTCCACGGCGAAATAGGCCACGTCCCGCCCGTCGAGTACGAGACCAACCACTACATGAAATCCACGAAACCCAAGGTCACAACCGCAATCTGA
- a CDS encoding IS110 family transposase, translated as MQTSEQPRSGHVVIGVDTHKHVHVAAVMDTIGGILATLTIPTDTGGFQQLADWAGSFGNVLAFGIEGTGSYGATLTSFLRRAGHKVVEAGRPDRRLRRMNGKSDTLDAENAARAVLAGFATATPKTADGEAEMIRQLKIAHDQAVEQRAAAMVTIKAILVHASDALRRETAGKTQISLARQLAALRPRRLEGPEDALRHTLRTLAKRWQYLDAEAKELTKMIGGLVQRVAPQLLEPFGIGVDTAAEILAVTGDNPERIKSEAALAKLAGTAPVPTGSGMTGGRHRINHGGHRQLNAAIYRTVIVRMRFHQPTIDYVARRTAEGKTKREIIRCLKRYVIREVYHLLRPAPRRASAAS; from the coding sequence GTGCAGACCAGCGAGCAACCCAGATCCGGGCACGTCGTGATCGGCGTCGACACGCACAAGCACGTGCACGTTGCAGCGGTGATGGACACAATCGGCGGAATCCTGGCCACCCTCACGATTCCCACCGACACCGGTGGCTTCCAGCAACTGGCGGACTGGGCAGGCTCGTTCGGTAACGTCCTGGCCTTCGGGATCGAGGGCACCGGCTCCTACGGCGCCACGTTGACCTCATTCCTGCGCAGGGCCGGCCACAAGGTGGTCGAGGCCGGACGCCCGGACCGGCGGCTGCGGCGCATGAACGGAAAGTCCGACACCCTGGACGCCGAGAACGCCGCCCGCGCCGTGCTGGCCGGGTTCGCGACGGCCACGCCGAAGACCGCCGACGGCGAGGCCGAGATGATCCGCCAGCTCAAGATCGCCCATGACCAAGCCGTTGAACAGCGGGCGGCGGCGATGGTCACCATCAAGGCGATACTCGTCCATGCCTCGGACGCCCTGCGCCGGGAGACTGCCGGCAAGACACAGATCAGCCTGGCGCGGCAGCTGGCAGCTCTGCGTCCTCGCCGTCTGGAAGGACCCGAGGACGCCCTTCGGCACACCCTGCGGACGCTCGCCAAGCGGTGGCAGTACCTGGACGCCGAGGCCAAGGAACTGACGAAGATGATCGGCGGCCTGGTCCAGCGGGTCGCCCCGCAACTGCTCGAGCCCTTCGGTATCGGCGTGGACACAGCCGCGGAGATCCTCGCCGTGACCGGCGACAACCCCGAGCGGATCAAGTCTGAGGCCGCCCTCGCCAAGCTCGCGGGCACCGCTCCCGTGCCCACCGGCTCCGGCATGACCGGCGGCAGACATCGCATCAACCACGGTGGCCACCGCCAGCTGAACGCCGCGATCTACAGAACCGTCATCGTCCGAATGCGGTTCCACCAGCCCACGATCGACTACGTCGCCCGCCGCACCGCTGAGGGCAAGACGAAACGCGAGATCATCAGATGCCTCAAGCGCTACGTGATCCGCGAGGTCTACCACCTGCTTCGACCGGCCCCACGGAGGGCCTCCGCGGCGAGTTGA